The genomic region AGTGTTAagtagtttttgaaaaaattgtccaTCATGTTGAATGCTCTTACAGTAACCACTCCAAGTGATGTCTCAGCTGCAAAATTCATGACTGGAGCTTTGGTTGTTCCATTGATCCTTATTAGTTCCCTAGCAGTAGCTTGATAATATAGCTTTtaggaaagaaaaacaaattaagaAGTTCCCAGTTCAACGATCCAACCTTAGACATAGAAGGAATCAAGAAAATCTGGAAGTTGGATAAACCTGAATGTATATTGATGCAACCATTGCAGGAACAGCAACAATGAGAACTTGCCATGTGACTGAAACCATTATACAAATTATCACCACAATTTCAATTGTCATAGATGCTACATAGGTGATGGAATAAGGTATATCAAAGTCCAAAATACTCAAATCTGATGAAGCCTGCACAAAAGAGGAGAAAATAATGGCCTAATCATAGTAATAAATGAATCAAAATTTCTTCCCATATTGGTAGTAAAAAAAATCTCACTCTAGTTAAAATCCTTCCTACAGGAGTTGAATCAAAGAACAACATTGGAGCATTGAAGATAGCTGCAGTGAAGCTTGAGAAGAAAGCTGTAGAAGCTTTTAGTCCAAGCAGTGCAGTAATGTAAGACCTCACATATACAAAAGCAACACTAGCAAAAGAAATTAAAGTATAAACTCCGATCAAAGTGGCATTTGTTACTTTTGGAATTTCAATGGCTATAGCAAGCCAAAAGGTTGATGCAGTTTGCAAAGCCAAAAAAACAGATTGTCCTAATATGATCAAACACATCATAAATGTCCCTTTGGAATAATTAATATAATCCCAGAATGGCCTCCATCCGATATTACCAATCACTTTTTCTTCCTCTTTTGTAAGTTGTGAACCAATCGGACCCTTGATACTAGCAATCTCTCCCTCACTTTGATTATTACTGAGATAAAAACCATGAGAGTTTTGAGGATTAGACAAAATCTCattttcagaacctcttttagtTCCATTAACTTGATTCAACTCAGTAATTGTGTCCTTATGAGCACTCACAAGAAGCTTAAAGGCTGTTCCAGATATCAGGAGATTCTCATACGTGTCTGATTGAATAACTTTTCCACCCTCCATTACCTAGAATTTGAGTTAATCATGTTAAACTATAGTTCAAATGTAATATAATATAATAGGCATACAAATGAAATACTTTACCAAGATAGTATCAACTTCTGAGAGAAACTCCACTTGATGAGTAACTAGAATGACTGTTTTCTCCCTTAAAGCAGTCATGACACAGTCCTATAATGTCGTAGATGCAGTTAGTTTTTGATACAACAAAATGAGGACAATAATTTTATTATCATTAATTAATTAGCATAATGAAAGTCATAGTTCTTTACATTGAAGAGTATTGCAGCTGTATGTGCATCAACTGCACTGAAAGGATCATCAAGAAGATAGATGTCAGTATCATTGTAGACTGCTCTAGCTAGTTGAATCCTTTGCTTTTGCCCTCCACTCAAGTTAATCCCTCTCTGACCAATTTCTGTAAGATCACCATGGCTAAAATCATTGATATCCTTGTCTAAGGCACAAGCCTTAATTGCTTTCTCGTATCTTGTTTTGTCCATTGGCTTGCCAAAGAGTATATTATCTCGAACTGTTCCACTCTGGATCCATGCAGATTGGGAAACATAAGCAAGAGTGCCACCTACATTAACCTGTTTCCCATTACAGTGAAATATcatatggtgaaaattttgaaggtACTATGTTTATTCATATGAATTTTGCATGGTACAAAATCTAAATAGGCTCTATTGGTAACTTACAGTTCCTGAAATCCTGGGAATCTCTCCTAGTATTGCATACAAAAGTGATGATTTTCCAGCACCAACTGGTCCACAAACTGCTATTTTTTGCCCCCATTTGATTCCTAGATTCACATCCATTAAAGTTGGAGACACAGATTCATGATCCCAAATGAAGTTACCATCTTGAATTTCCACTGCATTAACCGAACATTGCTTTAGGTTTCTTTCACTATCATCTTTGTTTAGCTCTTCATCAAGCAAAAAGTTATTAAGACGATCAAAGGAAACCTTAACTTGAATAAGAATGGATAGAGCCTGTGGAATCATTTTAACAGGCTCTCCCATGTTTCTCAATGTTGAAATAACTGTGAAAATAGTTTCAGCATTCAATGGTGCACTATTGGTAACAGCACATCCAAGGAACACAACAGCAGAAACAACTGTAGGAGACATCCAATAAAGAAATGTACTAGAAGCTTTCAAAATCTGCACCTTAGACAACCATTTGAACTCTTTATCGCGTAGAGACTCGATTAAGTTCTTGAATTTTTCTTCCCATGATTGTAACTTAATTATCTTCATACTATTTAGAATCTCCGAAGTGGATCGAAGACGTTCGTCCTGTGCAATCATAAACTGTGTCTGACAATTTTGTAACATTCTTGCAAATGGTACATTGAGAAATCCACATATAAGAAGAGGGACCAAACCAGGAAGAGCACCAACACCAACAACACCAAAAAGAATAACAACGGAAAGAGCAAGTTGCAATGCAGAAGTCCATGCTATATGAAACCACCATGGAAATTCTCCCATTCTATAAGCATCAACTGCAATGTAATTCACAATCTCGCCGGCCGAGTGTCTTGTTCTCGCCGAGCTAGAAAGTTTTAGCTGCTTTCGATAAATCGCTACCATCAAAGCTGATCTCATTTTCATACCTGACCTCCTTGAGTTAAAATACCAATGTCTTTGAGACAAAGAGTCAAACACTTTGGAGACAATCAAGAAACCAACTATAGAAAGACCTACTCTGAGATCTGCCTCAGTTCTATTAGAATACTTGACAAAAGCATATAGTATTAAAGGTGAAATCACAACAGAAATAGTTCTGATTAATCCATAAAATGCTATTAATATGTTTTCTTTTAAGAAAGTTATAACTATAGACCAAAGAACCAAACTCTTTGTATTATTCTTTATAATAAGTGATTCCCAAGATTTGACAAAATTTTGATATGCTATGTTAGCCTCATCATCAGAAACAAGGGAAGGTATGTCTTCAAGATTGAGTGGTTTTGAATAACCTAAAGTGAGTAAAGAATTAATCCAAGAGAAAATCAATTTGCTGAGAAAAGTGGCATGCCTTAgttctgtttgttttgtttcaACTTTTTGAGCTAGCAGTGGCTCAGAAATTTCACCTGCATTGCATGTATATTGTTAGAACAACATATAGATCAAAGAGTACAACTAATTCATGTTTCAAAGTTGAATATTGTTAGAACAGCATGCATGCCTctaataaaatagataaataaatgtaGAAAACAATTTATTTATAGTTTGAGCAACATAGTACATGTTATAAGAATCTCACTATATATGGTTTTAATGTTATAACTTATAAGTTGATTTATAAAATTGAGTTAATATCAACCCACATATTTTAAAGAGGTGTGCTATTTTGACATTCTTTTTATACACCATATAAATTACAAAGCAAAATGCTCTTGTGATAGAAGggtattatataatttatattagtagtattgttatcGATGGGaataataattgaatttatattattagtatgTTCTTGGGCTTTTGTGTTTTTGGGTTTTTAATTGAATATTCATTATGGAaactatatatgtagtgtctttgacacaaccAAGAGTAAAAAAGAAATCAATGaagtttatttttattagtttaatttatcTTTTCTCTAGTGTAGAATTTTAAAACTTTCTTAGGGTTTTGATAGTGTTCTCTTTTAGAGCCTATCATCTTGCACAAAAATCAAAAgagaataaattattaaaaaacaaaattggtATTATGTATATATACTATTACGGTGTAGGGTGTTAGAAATAGTGCCATCATATATTTTCAGTATTTTAAATTAGAATCAAAGTTTTGTAGGAATCTACATGCTACCCCCCATTTAATACATGTCACCCCTCAAATAGGAtgttttttatcaaattattccTGTAAAATATcggatatttttttaaattttcgatACTGTACTGGAAATTTTGTTGGATTTACCAATTTACCGTATGTGATGCTACATACCGgaaatttaaaatttccggtatatttatttgaattgttttgattTACCGCAAATTCGAACCCATAGGCAATTTCTGGAAAATTTGTACACATAGCAGTTTGAACATATAGGCAATTTCCGAAAATTTGAACACAAAGCAATTTTCCTGTATTGGAATAGGCTGTTACTTGAGAACACATAGATACACATCGTAAATTCCAAATTTCCGGTATTGGGTTTTTATTGGAAATTCGTGAAATTTTCGAGACGGGTAATGGATGTGGTAAAATTATCGGAATTTTTTGATAAAAGAATaccaaacttttttttaaaaacaaagaaTTTCCGGTATCGACTAAAAAAGGTACCGGAAATTTACTTTTTGATGATATTagcaacaataattttttttcgaaaaagataaattttttgaGTAAATAGTATAAGGGGTGTTTTGGGAATAACATAAAATGGGGGTGGCATGTCTATTTTAAGGGATGGCATGTAGTTTCTTCAAAGTTTTGTTAAAGATGGATTGGACCAACTACTTTCGAGTTTCAACTATCAAATCAAGCACAATTTATGTCAATGCTCTAAggttttgtttgcgagtttgaagggggggggggggggggagaggGAGgattttgaaaaataggaaggatAAAGTAAAAAGAATAGGAAGATTTTGAATAggaaggttttggagggtttaattttatttataacaccaaaaaccccataaaacgGGAGAActtaaaaattgtattgaatgagggttttCGAGGGTTTTAAAGCCttatataaattttccaaatatcttttaagttgtgatagtattctgaaaattaaaattttaataatgatACGACTCTTttaacattctaaacaaaattattttttaaaaaaatgtcaaatattttcctattaaTTGGAGACAAATAAAATTTATGAGATATTTTTAagcaactttttcttttctttttggacCCCAAATCAATTCATTGTATTCCAGTGCTATGCATGTGATAAAAAATATACTTAATTAATTACTTTTTAGACTATTATCCATTTAATTCCTTTTCAATaaaattattcaatatatttaGTAGATGTAAATACTtaatgttaaataaaaaaaaatttattcatacaAATTTTAACATGCTCAAGTATTACTCATGTATAGGTGAATGCAGGCATGCTCAACCAATAACAGTGTGAAAAGTAAGGAGATGAAGACAAAATGCATAAACAAGAAATATTATAACTTAGAAGCATAACTCACAAGTAGTAtagaatgaaaaagaataaaagtTACCTATTGAGTTCTCAAAGTAAGACATTTTTGGAGCTTGAATATGAATGATTTGTGTTTCTCAACTCAGCAGAATAGACTCTGAGCTGTGAGTATTAACAAGAGTTGTGAACATGGAAGGATCTAAGGCTTATTAATTGGTGGTAGCTGTAATGGTtttacattttaatatttttgggCCTACTTAAAGCAAAGTCGTGACCGAATTGAATCATTTCTTAATCATCGTAGAAGTTCTTACCCTATTAATTGTGAGAATCCGAGTACTGATTGTATGTGAGATATATTTTGGTGAATGTTTTTTCCATCTTACGTGGTAGAGAGTCATTCCAAAAATACctctcaaattcaaaaaaaatatttccgAACATATTTCAAATACACCATAATTTTTCATAGATGAGTTATACCTTCATTTTATTCAAAAGTATATTTCCGTAATAAATTCTGAATTTCCGTAGAAAAAATGATAACCAAAGTGTGGACCTGAGTATTTCATAATCAGTGATTTTCAGTAAGGGACCGATGATTGAACATGATAGCACATATTCAACAGCTTGGATTCACTGTTCTAAAGCTACAActctttatatttttctaaaGGCTGTGAGAGCTCTTTTTTGTCCAATGCTATTTTTGCCTGATATTGTCCATTTGGGTTGGGAGTAAGCTTCGCTGGCTATCAAATTCTCCAAAAGCTTTatcttatttttttctccatgatcTTTAACTCCTTTAATGCGtaatactattatttttgttCACTTAGTCATTTAATAGCAGTATTTATATacttaaagcaattgaaaaactAAAAATTGAATTAACTTCGTAATCACTTTTGTTATGTTCATTTGGCATCATAACTAATAACAACCCATATACAACTTATCATatataactaaaaaaaattcattggGTGCAAGTGAGGCAACTAAGAAAATTAATTAGATCCAATGTGATAGAGTGTGTCGAGAGAAGGGAGAAAGGGACAGGCATAAAAAATTTGAAAGCTTTTAATCTAGTTTACGGTAGATGAAATCCAATCCCGACGAGTTCTCTTTTATCCAAAGAATGcatttattttcttgttcatAATTATACTTTCTGAATTTTACTCTGTTAAACCATTCAAAGCCAAACTCAGAAACGTGAAGATAGTTGAACGACATTTTTTCCCTCCATTAAAATTCCTATCTTCCTCATTTGAGCCAAAATCCCCTAAAGTTGGAAAAGAAATTCCCTTATATTAATAGTTTAATACTATAGTTATGGTTATTACCCATTTAAATCACTGAAGTCTACCAAAGAAATTGCAATACTTCTCACAAATAGCAAAACATTTATACAACCTCCTTAAAGAATCTAATTTTGTCTTTGATAATGATTGTCCTTACACAAGATGAGAGTTCTGGACAAGCTTCTTAGGCAGCAAAAATAATCCTGAATGAATCTGCTGAGCAACATCTCCATAATACCTATGTTTAGGGTCtaatacatttattttatatatactaGGATGTGAACCATTTTTCTTCagcttatttataatttttattttccaTTAAGCCATTACTCATTGTTGCTGCCTACTAATATTTGGGAATGAATTCTTCTTGCAGCTGGACCAATATTCAGCTACCAGCTTAGAGAATGAAGAGTTGGTGTCCATTAGCTTTGAAGGCTCATCATATTCCACCATTTTCCCTTCAATAATAACCAGCCAAATATTATGAGGCAAAAAATAGTACTTGAAAACAATAGTAGAGAAGATTAAGGAATTAGCATACCATAAGAGAGGACCATGACCATGTCACTGTCTATTACAGTTGGAACTCTATGAGCAACCGTTATAACGGTGCATTCTGCAAATTCTTGTCTAATTACTCTTTGTAAAATGGCATCTGTAGCCGAGTCAATGGAGGCCGTAGCTTCGTCCAGAACAAGAATTCGGTTTCTCTTAAGTAGAACTCTTCCAAGACAAAACAATTGTCTTTGTCCCAAGCTCCAGTTTCCACCTTCATCGCTCACTGCAAAACTTATCAGAATTACACTTTGTTCGTTGCAATATCATATAATAAAACTCAATAATGATCACATATGCTGAAAGAGTATGCTATATGCAATAGATTGTTGCCAAAGATTTACCTGAAGAGTCCAAGAGACTTGGTAGCTTGCTGATTGTTTCCTTAAGCTGGCATTTCTCGACAGCCTAAACATGTGAATCAAATATAACGAAATGGCTCatgtaataattaaaatttagtaGTTACATATTTTTCTACCATTTGTAAAGTTAGCTCATTCACCTTCCATATTTCGTCGTCGGAGTACATGCCTAGAGGATCCAGATTTGTCCTAATGCTGCCTTTGAAAAGAGTTGGT from Vicia villosa cultivar HV-30 ecotype Madison, WI unplaced genomic scaffold, Vvil1.0 ctg.000060F_1_1, whole genome shotgun sequence harbors:
- the LOC131623317 gene encoding ABC transporter C family member 8-like; the protein is MSYFENSIGEISEPLLAQKVETKQTELRHATFLSKLIFSWINSLLTLGYSKPLNLEDIPSLVSDDEANIAYQNFVKSWESLIIKNNTKSLVLWSIVITFLKENILIAFYGLIRTISVVISPLILYAFVKYSNRTEADLRVGLSIVGFLIVSKVFDSLSQRHWYFNSRRSGMKMRSALMVAIYRKQLKLSSSARTRHSAGEIVNYIAVDAYRMGEFPWWFHIAWTSALQLALSVVILFGVVGVGALPGLVPLLICGFLNVPFARMLQNCQTQFMIAQDERLRSTSEILNSMKIIKLQSWEEKFKNLIESLRDKEFKWLSKVQILKASSTFLYWMSPTVVSAVVFLGCAVTNSAPLNAETIFTVISTLRNMGEPVKMIPQALSILIQVKVSFDRLNNFLLDEELNKDDSERNLKQCSVNAVEIQDGNFIWDHESVSPTLMDVNLGIKWGQKIAVCGPVGAGKSSLLYAILGEIPRISGTVNVGGTLAYVSQSAWIQSGTVRDNILFGKPMDKTRYEKAIKACALDKDINDFSHGDLTEIGQRGINLSGGQKQRIQLARAVYNDTDIYLLDDPFSAVDAHTAAILFNDCVMTALREKTVILVTHQVEFLSEVDTILVMEGGKVIQSDTYENLLISGTAFKLLVSAHKDTITELNQVNGTKRGSENEILSNPQNSHGFYLSNNQSEGEIASIKGPIGSQLTKEEEKVIGNIGWRPFWDYINYSKGTFMMCLIILGQSVFLALQTASTFWLAIAIEIPKVTNATLIGVYTLISFASVAFVYVRSYITALLGLKASTAFFSSFTAAIFNAPMLFFDSTPVGRILTRASSDLSILDFDIPYSITYVASMTIEIVVIICIMVSVTWQVLIVAVPAMVASIYIQLYYQATARELIRINGTTKAPVMNFAAETSLGVVTVRAFNMMDNFFKNYLTLVDTDASLFFHTNVAMEWAILRIEALQSLTAITAALLLILLPQGYVSPGLVGLSLSYALHLTTAQTFWSKWFSDMLNYIISVERMKQFIHIPVEPPANLDNNRPPSSWPSKGRIDLQDLEIRYRPNAPLVLKGITCTFKEGSRVGVVGRTGSGKSTLISALFRLVEPSRGDILIDGLNICSIGLKDLRTRLSIIPQEPTLFKGSIRTNLDPLGLYTDDEIWKAVEKCQLKETISKLPSLLDSPVSDEGGNWSLGQRQLFCLGRVLLKRNRILVLDEATASIDSSTDAILQRVIRQEFAECTVITVAHRVPTVIDSDMVMVLSYGKMVEYDEPSKLMETNSSFSKLVAEYWSSCSRKNSFPNISQQQQ